From a region of the Mycobacteroides saopaulense genome:
- a CDS encoding TetR/AcrR family transcriptional regulator yields the protein MEAASTSGVGSRRPWAERREHLLDTAEQLFFERGFAAVSLGDIAQAAGVTKPIAYRHFTTKDGAYLECARRAQADFAQTLIQRVDPTLTVRDQFATAADVFFELLETHPERWELIYGSAAVLPSESREELSTLRLDNIETTYALITKDHPEVPKLFAEGLSHAMSGAAERLGHWWQSRPDLDRQHMIDIYVEIFYAAVAPYLDTPQSTTKG from the coding sequence ATGGAGGCAGCCTCGACGTCCGGCGTGGGCTCGCGTCGACCGTGGGCGGAGCGCCGCGAGCACCTGCTGGATACCGCCGAGCAGTTGTTCTTCGAGCGCGGCTTCGCCGCGGTGTCATTGGGTGATATCGCCCAGGCGGCGGGCGTCACCAAGCCCATCGCCTACCGCCACTTCACAACCAAGGACGGCGCATATCTGGAATGCGCGCGGCGCGCGCAGGCGGACTTCGCGCAGACGCTGATACAGCGGGTGGATCCCACGCTGACCGTGCGCGACCAGTTCGCCACCGCCGCCGACGTGTTCTTCGAGCTCTTGGAGACTCATCCCGAGCGGTGGGAACTTATCTACGGCAGCGCCGCGGTGCTGCCGTCCGAATCGCGCGAAGAACTCTCCACGCTGCGGTTGGACAACATCGAGACCACCTACGCGCTGATCACCAAGGATCATCCCGAGGTACCCAAGCTTTTCGCCGAAGGACTCTCGCACGCCATGTCCGGTGCGGCCGAACGCCTCGGGCATTGGTGGCAGTCCCGCCCCGACCTGGACCGCCAACACATGATCGACATCTACGTCGAGATCTTCTACGCCGCGGTGGCTCCGTACCTCGATACACCGCAATCGACAACTAAGGGCTGA
- a CDS encoding MmpS family transport accessory protein produces the protein MPLVALVVIAIVGFGVNRIREKSQAISHPSDVRPIPATVVQINPKAVTYELFGNLGNGGKVSYANLNSEPVDVVLTSLPWSVSETTMSSAASLSLVAQVDGDSLGCRIRVNGEVRDEQVVDHASAAVACTVTAA, from the coding sequence ATGCCCCTGGTAGCGCTCGTCGTCATCGCGATCGTGGGTTTTGGAGTCAACCGGATTCGCGAGAAATCGCAGGCCATCAGTCATCCGTCGGATGTGCGACCCATCCCCGCGACGGTTGTTCAGATCAACCCCAAGGCCGTCACGTATGAGCTTTTCGGCAACCTTGGAAACGGCGGGAAGGTGTCCTATGCCAACCTCAACAGCGAACCGGTTGACGTGGTGCTGACCTCGTTGCCGTGGTCGGTCTCCGAGACCACGATGTCCTCGGCAGCATCGCTGAGCCTGGTCGCGCAGGTCGACGGCGACTCGCTGGGGTGCCGGATTCGGGTCAATGGCGAGGTTCGTGACGAGCAGGTCGTCGACCATGCCAGCGCAGCAGTCGCATGCACGGTGACGGCAGCATGA
- a CDS encoding MMPL/RND family transporter, producing MTPGQQPPANDEDTGPVPVPPQPVPHPAPPTEPQKHPLPARLLRVLAIPVLIFWVVAAAALNIFVPTLEETTAANAKAMIPRDAPSSAAAITQGQDFKESDYTSMAVILLEAEGRPLGEQDHRYYDQMVRALLEDNEHVQSLMDLWGDPVTRSGQQSADAQAATLTVRPAGDLGDADSNRSIKAIRGIVEKLDKDKPEGLKVYVSGPAPLASDTLNAADESMVTLTIVTIVVIIIMLLIAYRSITRAIIPLFGVLITLATARGVVSLLVENHVIGISSFAMNMAVSLVLGVATDYGIFYLGRFQEARRAGQDRETAYYTSVRSVAHVVLGSGIAISGACLCLSLTTLDYFRTLGPPCFVAMVVAVIAALTLGPALLTLGSKVPWLSEPAKTSPVWRKLGTAIAKWPAAMIAVAALVIPLCIANLATYTVSYNDRDYAPKSVESSQGYAAADRHFQPSQLSIDTLYIKADHDMRNTTDMISLDRVAKNIVRTPGISMVQSITRPNGRPLEHASLPYAMGSMGTKIGQNLGFLKDRVADVDTMAARMGDMMDATKKMSDITSQLSAGTHMSMEASQGLKVAMDKTRDNLANFDDFFRPLRNYLYWEPHCFDIPVCWAMRSLNESIDNIDEATSQLGPMVDGLSMVDAATPQMIAQLNATVQNMAVMQQLTLTMQSLFHATIAQLEPMIDPMVDMGRAFDNAKNDDFFFMPPESFKTNDFQVGLKFMMTPDGTGARVLIYHDGEAMSPEGIDQIQRAESAAHEAIKGTSLSGATLMMAGASSNYRDVQAFSKNDILTMMLATFGLVFLIVMVITRTLAGSVIVLITVVLSFLGSLGLAAFIWETLIGVELHWLTLPIAFIVLVGVGCDYNLLLLSRYREELSAGIRTGLIRTIAGSGNVAVTAAFVLAGTMLAMLSSDVVNIGQAGSTICIGLIFDMMIVRLFLVMPLARLLGPWFWWPQRLPKVQRAKFRDEPEAGSPQEEPATAQM from the coding sequence ATGACGCCGGGACAGCAGCCACCCGCGAACGACGAGGACACCGGTCCGGTGCCGGTTCCGCCTCAGCCCGTACCGCACCCCGCGCCTCCGACCGAACCGCAGAAGCACCCGCTGCCCGCCAGATTGCTACGGGTGCTTGCTATTCCGGTGTTGATCTTCTGGGTGGTGGCGGCCGCGGCCCTGAACATCTTCGTGCCGACCCTAGAAGAGACGACGGCAGCCAACGCCAAGGCGATGATTCCGCGCGACGCGCCGTCATCGGCGGCGGCGATCACTCAGGGGCAGGACTTCAAGGAATCCGACTACACCAGCATGGCCGTCATCTTGCTGGAGGCCGAGGGCCGCCCGCTCGGCGAACAAGACCATCGGTACTACGACCAGATGGTCCGTGCCCTGCTCGAAGACAACGAGCACGTCCAGTCCTTGATGGATCTGTGGGGCGATCCGGTGACCCGGTCGGGTCAGCAGAGCGCCGATGCACAGGCCGCGACCTTGACGGTGCGACCGGCCGGAGACCTGGGTGACGCCGATTCGAACAGGTCGATCAAGGCCATCCGCGGCATCGTCGAGAAGCTCGACAAGGACAAACCCGAGGGACTCAAGGTCTACGTCAGCGGCCCCGCGCCTCTGGCCTCGGACACTCTCAACGCCGCCGACGAGAGCATGGTCACCCTGACGATTGTCACCATCGTCGTGATCATCATCATGCTGCTGATCGCCTACCGGTCGATCACCCGAGCGATCATCCCGCTCTTCGGTGTGTTGATCACCCTGGCGACGGCGCGTGGTGTCGTCTCACTGCTGGTCGAAAATCACGTCATCGGCATCTCGTCGTTCGCGATGAACATGGCCGTATCGCTGGTGTTGGGTGTCGCCACCGACTACGGAATTTTCTACCTGGGCCGCTTTCAGGAAGCCCGGCGCGCCGGACAAGACCGGGAAACGGCGTACTACACCTCGGTACGCAGTGTGGCCCATGTCGTTCTGGGCTCGGGTATCGCGATATCGGGCGCCTGCCTGTGCCTGAGTCTGACCACGCTCGACTACTTCCGCACCCTGGGCCCGCCGTGTTTCGTGGCGATGGTCGTCGCCGTCATCGCGGCGCTGACCCTGGGGCCAGCGCTGCTCACCCTGGGCAGCAAGGTGCCCTGGCTGTCCGAGCCGGCCAAGACCAGCCCCGTCTGGCGCAAGCTCGGCACCGCCATCGCCAAATGGCCCGCTGCGATGATTGCGGTTGCGGCACTGGTGATCCCGTTGTGCATTGCCAACCTGGCCACCTACACGGTGAGCTACAACGATCGCGACTACGCACCCAAGAGCGTGGAATCCTCCCAGGGTTACGCGGCGGCAGACCGGCACTTCCAGCCGAGCCAGCTCTCCATCGACACCCTGTACATCAAGGCCGATCACGATATGCGCAACACCACCGACATGATCAGCCTGGACCGGGTAGCCAAGAACATCGTGCGCACGCCGGGTATTTCTATGGTGCAGAGCATCACCCGTCCCAATGGACGGCCGCTGGAACACGCGTCACTGCCCTACGCGATGGGCTCCATGGGAACCAAGATCGGTCAGAATCTCGGGTTCCTGAAAGACCGCGTCGCAGATGTCGACACCATGGCCGCCCGGATGGGCGACATGATGGACGCCACCAAGAAGATGTCGGACATCACGAGTCAATTGTCCGCGGGCACCCACATGTCCATGGAGGCCTCTCAGGGGCTGAAGGTCGCGATGGACAAGACCCGAGACAACCTGGCCAATTTCGATGATTTCTTCCGGCCGCTGCGCAACTACCTGTACTGGGAACCGCACTGCTTCGACATCCCGGTCTGTTGGGCGATGCGCTCACTGAACGAGTCGATCGACAACATCGACGAAGCGACCTCGCAACTGGGCCCCATGGTCGACGGGTTGAGCATGGTCGACGCCGCGACCCCACAGATGATCGCCCAGCTCAACGCGACGGTGCAGAACATGGCCGTCATGCAGCAGCTGACCTTGACGATGCAAAGCCTCTTCCACGCCACCATCGCGCAGTTGGAGCCGATGATCGACCCGATGGTCGACATGGGTAGGGCATTCGACAACGCGAAGAACGACGACTTCTTCTTCATGCCGCCGGAGTCCTTCAAGACCAACGATTTTCAGGTTGGCTTGAAGTTCATGATGACGCCCGACGGCACGGGCGCCCGTGTCCTGATCTATCACGACGGCGAAGCCATGAGCCCCGAAGGCATCGATCAGATTCAGCGCGCGGAATCGGCTGCACACGAGGCCATCAAGGGAACGTCGCTGTCGGGGGCCACCCTGATGATGGCCGGAGCATCATCGAATTACCGTGATGTTCAGGCGTTCTCCAAAAACGACATCCTGACGATGATGCTGGCGACGTTCGGTTTGGTGTTCCTCATCGTCATGGTCATCACCCGGACCCTGGCGGGTTCGGTGATCGTGCTGATCACCGTGGTGCTCTCCTTCCTGGGCTCCCTCGGGCTGGCCGCCTTCATCTGGGAAACGCTGATAGGTGTCGAATTACATTGGCTCACACTGCCCATCGCGTTCATCGTGCTGGTAGGTGTCGGCTGCGACTACAACCTGCTGCTGCTCTCCAGATACCGGGAAGAACTCTCCGCCGGGATACGGACGGGCCTGATCCGGACCATCGCGGGCTCGGGCAACGTAGCGGTCACGGCGGCGTTCGTGCTGGCCGGGACCATGCTGGCGATGCTGTCCAGCGATGTGGTCAACATCGGTCAGGCCGGGTCCACCATCTGCATCGGCCTCATCTTCGACATGATGATCGTGCGACTGTTCCTGGTGATGCCGCTGGCCCGGCTGCTCGGCCCGTGGTTCTGGTGGCCGCAGCGCCTTCCCAAGGTCCAGCGCGCCAAGTTCAGAGACGAGCCGGAAGCCGGCTCCCCGCAGGAGGAACCGGCTACCGCACAGATGTGA
- a CDS encoding metal-dependent hydrolase, with protein sequence MNTTVDTSTRPIKTRRIKFRYPTGSLNRHYVQGDLVMSHIIAMLSAVFPEGEDYFIRSVKHYSDQITDPVLKKQVAGFIGQEVTHGREHRELNDRLQQMGYPTAFVDRMTKRGMNLYTRHFPPRFNLAVTAALEHYTATLAETLLTDQRAQDLLGNTEVRSILLWHALEESEHRAVAFDVYRKIGGSERMRIWAMRYITVTFICGALLESVLSLSRDRAAYNPIRLFKSAAALRHSPFVSREIIGRIRAYNRPGFHPDEFDNVELIERWNNELFGEQGQLAGHLR encoded by the coding sequence ATGAACACCACCGTCGACACCAGCACCCGCCCCATCAAGACCAGGCGCATCAAGTTTCGCTATCCCACGGGTTCGTTGAATCGTCACTACGTGCAGGGCGACCTGGTGATGAGTCACATCATCGCGATGTTGTCAGCGGTCTTTCCCGAAGGGGAGGACTACTTCATCCGCTCGGTCAAGCATTACTCGGACCAGATCACCGACCCGGTGCTCAAGAAGCAGGTGGCCGGATTCATCGGCCAAGAGGTGACCCATGGCCGTGAACACCGTGAGCTCAACGACCGTCTACAGCAGATGGGTTATCCCACGGCCTTTGTGGATAGGATGACCAAGCGCGGGATGAACCTCTACACCCGCCACTTCCCGCCGCGCTTCAACCTTGCGGTGACAGCCGCGCTAGAGCACTACACCGCCACCCTCGCCGAAACGCTGTTGACCGACCAACGCGCACAGGATCTATTGGGCAACACGGAGGTTCGGTCGATCCTGCTGTGGCACGCGCTGGAGGAATCCGAGCATCGAGCGGTCGCATTCGACGTCTATCGAAAGATCGGCGGCAGCGAGCGGATGCGCATCTGGGCAATGCGATACATCACCGTCACCTTCATCTGCGGCGCACTCCTGGAGAGCGTGCTGTCCCTGAGCCGCGACCGGGCGGCGTACAACCCGATCCGTCTATTCAAAAGTGCTGCCGCGCTGCGACACTCACCGTTCGTCAGTCGCGAGATAATCGGACGGATCAGGGCCTACAACCGCCCCGGTTTCCATCCGGACGAATTCGACAATGTCGAGCTCATCGAGCGCTGGAACAACGAATTGTTCGGCGAACAAGGACAGCTGGCCGGTCACCTGCGATAG
- a CDS encoding 2TM domain-containing protein, translating into MSGDAFERAVERAERRAEEDQQRLARKRNEWVARMNRAAFQIHACTYAAVQVLLIAIWALTWKFDHGTAYPWFVYPLLGWGIAVIVHYVIARNIWLHRPEESSTNPQTAHDFDPAPYTTPTEEPR; encoded by the coding sequence ATGAGCGGTGACGCCTTTGAGAGAGCGGTGGAACGCGCTGAGCGCAGGGCCGAAGAAGACCAACAACGGCTGGCGCGCAAGCGCAACGAATGGGTGGCGCGGATGAATCGAGCCGCCTTCCAAATCCATGCCTGCACCTACGCCGCAGTGCAGGTGCTCTTGATCGCCATCTGGGCGCTCACCTGGAAATTCGACCATGGCACCGCGTATCCCTGGTTCGTGTACCCGCTCTTGGGCTGGGGAATCGCGGTGATCGTGCACTACGTCATCGCACGGAACATCTGGCTTCACCGCCCCGAGGAATCCTCCACCAACCCGCAGACGGCCCACGACTTCGACCCCGCCCCCTACACAACGCCCACCGAGGAGCCGCGATGA
- a CDS encoding PadR family transcriptional regulator — MARFFRHGELPLVLLALLAQRPMHAYELMSELSRLFGSGGYQPSPGTVYPAVEALAAEGLLIGQPREGRTIYRASTEGEQALVSRADVLAAVELRTGARFGRGDSLEKTLARFTARVMPFAGRVEPAAAEAILDQAAAQIADLVRAQDRKEGTK; from the coding sequence ATGGCGCGGTTCTTCCGGCATGGCGAGCTGCCACTGGTGCTTTTGGCACTGCTGGCCCAGCGGCCCATGCATGCGTACGAGCTGATGTCCGAGCTGTCGCGCCTGTTCGGATCCGGCGGGTACCAGCCCTCACCCGGCACGGTGTATCCGGCGGTTGAGGCTTTGGCCGCCGAAGGCCTGCTGATCGGGCAGCCGCGCGAGGGCCGAACCATCTATCGCGCATCCACCGAGGGCGAGCAGGCCCTGGTCAGTCGCGCCGATGTGCTGGCCGCCGTCGAGTTGCGCACCGGCGCACGATTCGGCCGCGGCGACTCCCTCGAGAAGACGCTGGCCCGATTCACCGCTCGCGTCATGCCGTTCGCGGGCCGCGTCGAACCCGCAGCGGCAGAAGCAATCCTCGATCAGGCCGCCGCCCAGATCGCGGACCTTGTCCGGGCTCAAGACCGTAAGGAAGGAACCAAGTGA
- a CDS encoding alpha/beta hydrolase: MVVTLHPKSGLKARLPFLFVLLLVKPLLILFPIFDAGLRQLKWLDRSAQRGPDAPGIARTRIWLADRPTDLMIPAGTAASDSDTAILYLHGGAFIACGPATHRKITGLLARQLRVPVYVLDYRQLPEVGVGTSVADAVQAYRELLQDYARVIIAGDSAGGYLSGKVIEYAHSHGLPKPIAYVGYSPLLDLDLASNPASTSRHDAYLPKGKLSKLAPKFDRGPVEFTGERRVVSVPVEAYPPTLLITAQDEFLEPDAIALAEKLTAAGVVAKVHSYAWQLHAFPAIAVSRDTAEAVVLSADFIREALSAAEQGPATEQAG, from the coding sequence ATGGTCGTCACCCTGCACCCCAAGTCGGGTCTCAAAGCTCGGTTGCCGTTCCTCTTCGTGCTGCTCCTCGTGAAGCCGCTGCTGATCCTGTTCCCGATCTTCGACGCGGGTCTTCGTCAGCTCAAGTGGTTGGACCGCAGTGCTCAGCGCGGACCGGACGCGCCCGGCATCGCACGGACGCGGATCTGGCTGGCCGACAGGCCCACGGATCTGATGATTCCGGCCGGTACGGCGGCCTCGGATTCGGACACCGCCATCCTCTATCTGCACGGTGGTGCGTTCATCGCCTGTGGTCCGGCCACGCATCGCAAGATCACCGGGCTGTTGGCGCGCCAACTGCGGGTGCCCGTCTACGTGCTCGACTATCGGCAGCTGCCCGAGGTGGGTGTGGGTACGTCGGTGGCCGACGCGGTCCAGGCCTACCGCGAGCTGCTGCAGGATTATGCACGGGTGATCATTGCCGGCGACTCGGCCGGCGGGTACCTGAGCGGCAAGGTCATCGAGTATGCGCACTCCCACGGTTTGCCTAAACCCATTGCTTACGTGGGGTATTCGCCATTGCTGGATCTGGACTTGGCTTCCAATCCCGCCAGTACCAGCCGCCACGACGCGTATCTTCCCAAGGGCAAGCTGTCGAAGCTCGCACCCAAGTTCGACAGAGGCCCAGTGGAATTCACGGGGGAGCGCCGGGTGGTTTCGGTGCCCGTCGAGGCGTACCCGCCGACATTGCTGATCACCGCGCAGGATGAGTTCCTGGAGCCGGATGCCATCGCACTGGCCGAGAAACTCACCGCTGCCGGTGTGGTGGCCAAGGTGCACAGCTACGCATGGCAGCTGCACGCCTTCCCTGCGATCGCCGTCTCGCGCGATACCGCCGAGGCCGTGGTGCTCTCTGCCGACTTCATCCGCGAGGCGCTGTCGGCTGCCGAGCAGGGTCCGGCGACCGAACAGGCGGGATAG